In Pygocentrus nattereri isolate fPygNat1 chromosome 30, fPygNat1.pri, whole genome shotgun sequence, the following proteins share a genomic window:
- the anapc11 gene encoding anaphase-promoting complex subunit 11 isoform X1, which produces MKVKIKQWNGVASWLWVANDENCGICRAPFNGCCPDCKVPGDDCPLVWGQCSHCFHMHCILKWLNSQQVQQQCPMCRQEWKFKEGDTS; this is translated from the exons ATGAAGGTGAAGATAAAGCAGTGGAACGGTGTGGCGTCCTGGTTGTGGGTGGCCAATGATGAGAACTGTGGCATCTGCAGAGCTCCATTCAATGGCTGCTGCCCAGACT GTAAAGTTCCTGGAGACGACTGCCCGCTGGTCTGGGGTCAGTGTTCGCACTGTTTCCACATGCACTGCATCCTGAAGTGGCTGAATTCACAGCAGGTCCAGCAGCAGTGCCCGATGTGCCGGCAGGAGTGGAAGTTCAAAGA GGGAGACACATCATGA
- the anapc11 gene encoding anaphase-promoting complex subunit 11 isoform X2 gives MKVKIKQWNGVASWLWVANDENCGICRAPFNGCCPDCKVPGDDCPLVWGQCSHCFHMHCILKWLNSQQVQQQCPMCRQEWKFKE, from the exons ATGAAGGTGAAGATAAAGCAGTGGAACGGTGTGGCGTCCTGGTTGTGGGTGGCCAATGATGAGAACTGTGGCATCTGCAGAGCTCCATTCAATGGCTGCTGCCCAGACT GTAAAGTTCCTGGAGACGACTGCCCGCTGGTCTGGGGTCAGTGTTCGCACTGTTTCCACATGCACTGCATCCTGAAGTGGCTGAATTCACAGCAGGTCCAGCAGCAGTGCCCGATGTGCCGGCAGGAGTGGAAGTTCAAAGAGTGA